From Halichoerus grypus chromosome 6, mHalGry1.hap1.1, whole genome shotgun sequence, one genomic window encodes:
- the CLN3 gene encoding battenin isoform X1, giving the protein MGGCAGSRRRLLDSEGEETTPEPLPPLLDRRGALWRNMMGFWLLGLCNNFSYVVMLSAAHDILSHQRASGNQSHVDPDPPPTPHNSSSRFDCNSVSTAAVLLADILPTLVIKLLAPLGLHLLPYSPRVLVSGVCAAGSFILVAFSHSVGTSLCGVVLASISSGLGEVTFLSLTAFYPRAVISWWSSGTGGAGLLGALSYLGLTQAGLSPQHTLLSMLGIPALLLASYFFLLTSPEPQDPGGEEEAETSARQPLIGSGAPESKPDSSSSLSLQERWTVFKGLLRYIVPLVLVYFAEYFINQGLFELLFFRNTSLSHAQQYRWYQMLYQAGVFVSRSSLHCCRIRFTWVLALLQCLNLAFLLVDVWLSFLPSIYLVFLIILYEGLLGGAAYVNTFHNIALKTSDEHREFAMAAACISDTLGISLSGLLALPLHDFLCHLS; this is encoded by the exons ATGGGAGGCTGTGCGGGCTCGCGGCGGCGCCTTTTGGATTCCGAGG GGGAGGAGACCACCCCGGAACCTCTGCCCCCTCTGCTGGACCGTCGGGGCGCCCTTTGGAGGAACATGATGGGTTTCTG GCTCCTGGGCCTTTGCAACAACTTCTCTTACGTGGTGATGCTCAGTGCTGCCCATGACATCCTTAGCCACCAGAGGGCATCTGGGAACCAGAGCCAT GTGGACCCAGACCCACCGCCCACCCCCCACAATAGCTCATCTCGATTTGACTGCAACTCTGTCTCCACGGCT GCCGTGCTCCTGGCAGATATCCTCCCCACCCTCGTCATCAAATTGCTGGCTCCTCTTGGTCTGCATCTGCTACCGTACAG CCCTCGGGTTCTCGTCAGTGGGGTTTGTGCTGCTGGGAGCTTCATCCTGGTGGCCTTTTCTCATTCAGTGGGGACCAGCCTATGTG GTGTGGTCTTGGCTAGCATCTCGTCAGGTCTGGGGGAGGTCACCTTCCTCTCGCTCACTGCCTTCTACCCCAG GGCTGTGATCTCCTGGTGGTCCTCAGGAACCGGGGGAGCAGGGCTGTTGGGAGCATTGTCCTATCTGGGGCTCACCCAGGCTGGCCTCTCCCCGCAGCACACCCTGCTGTCCATGCTGGGTATCCCCGCCCTGCTGCTGGCCAG CTATTTCTTTTTGCTCACATCTCCtgagccccaggaccctggaggggaggaagaggcagagacatCAGCACGACAGCCCCTGATTGGCAGTGGGGCCCCAGAGTCGAAGCCAG ACTCCAGCTCAAgcctctcccttcaggaaaggtGGACTGTGTTCAAG GGCCTGCTGCGGTACATCGTCCCCTTGGTCCTGGTTTACTTTGCGGAGTATTTCATCAATCAGGGGCTT TTTGAGCTCCTGTTCTTCCGGAACACGTCCCTGAGTCACGCTCAGCAGTATCGCTG GTACCAGATGCTCTACCAGGCTGGCGTCTTTGTTTCCCGCTCTTCTCTCCACTGCTGTCGCATCCGTTTCACGTGGGTCCTGGCCCTGCTGCAG TGCCTCAACCTGGCCTTCCTGCTGGTGGACGTGTGGTTGAGCTTCCTTCCCAGCATCTACCTCGTCTTCCTGATCATTCTGTATGAGGGGCTCCTCGGAGGTGCTGCCTACGTGAACACCTTCCACAACATCGCCCTGAAG ACAAGTGATGAGCACCGGGAATTTGCCATGGCAGCTGCCTGTATCTCCGACACTCTGGGAATCTCCCTGTCAGGGCTCCTGGCCCTGCCTCTACACGACTTCCTTTGTCACCTGTCTTGA
- the CLN3 gene encoding battenin isoform X2, with translation MLSAAHDILSHQRASGNQSHVDPDPPPTPHNSSSRFDCNSVSTAAVLLADILPTLVIKLLAPLGLHLLPYSPRVLVSGVCAAGSFILVAFSHSVGTSLCGVVLASISSGLGEVTFLSLTAFYPRAVISWWSSGTGGAGLLGALSYLGLTQAGLSPQHTLLSMLGIPALLLASYFFLLTSPEPQDPGGEEEAETSARQPLIGSGAPESKPDSSSSLSLQERWTVFKGLLRYIVPLVLVYFAEYFINQGLFELLFFRNTSLSHAQQYRWYQMLYQAGVFVSRSSLHCCRIRFTWVLALLQCLNLAFLLVDVWLSFLPSIYLVFLIILYEGLLGGAAYVNTFHNIALKTSDEHREFAMAAACISDTLGISLSGLLALPLHDFLCHLS, from the exons ATGCTCAGTGCTGCCCATGACATCCTTAGCCACCAGAGGGCATCTGGGAACCAGAGCCAT GTGGACCCAGACCCACCGCCCACCCCCCACAATAGCTCATCTCGATTTGACTGCAACTCTGTCTCCACGGCT GCCGTGCTCCTGGCAGATATCCTCCCCACCCTCGTCATCAAATTGCTGGCTCCTCTTGGTCTGCATCTGCTACCGTACAG CCCTCGGGTTCTCGTCAGTGGGGTTTGTGCTGCTGGGAGCTTCATCCTGGTGGCCTTTTCTCATTCAGTGGGGACCAGCCTATGTG GTGTGGTCTTGGCTAGCATCTCGTCAGGTCTGGGGGAGGTCACCTTCCTCTCGCTCACTGCCTTCTACCCCAG GGCTGTGATCTCCTGGTGGTCCTCAGGAACCGGGGGAGCAGGGCTGTTGGGAGCATTGTCCTATCTGGGGCTCACCCAGGCTGGCCTCTCCCCGCAGCACACCCTGCTGTCCATGCTGGGTATCCCCGCCCTGCTGCTGGCCAG CTATTTCTTTTTGCTCACATCTCCtgagccccaggaccctggaggggaggaagaggcagagacatCAGCACGACAGCCCCTGATTGGCAGTGGGGCCCCAGAGTCGAAGCCAG ACTCCAGCTCAAgcctctcccttcaggaaaggtGGACTGTGTTCAAG GGCCTGCTGCGGTACATCGTCCCCTTGGTCCTGGTTTACTTTGCGGAGTATTTCATCAATCAGGGGCTT TTTGAGCTCCTGTTCTTCCGGAACACGTCCCTGAGTCACGCTCAGCAGTATCGCTG GTACCAGATGCTCTACCAGGCTGGCGTCTTTGTTTCCCGCTCTTCTCTCCACTGCTGTCGCATCCGTTTCACGTGGGTCCTGGCCCTGCTGCAG TGCCTCAACCTGGCCTTCCTGCTGGTGGACGTGTGGTTGAGCTTCCTTCCCAGCATCTACCTCGTCTTCCTGATCATTCTGTATGAGGGGCTCCTCGGAGGTGCTGCCTACGTGAACACCTTCCACAACATCGCCCTGAAG ACAAGTGATGAGCACCGGGAATTTGCCATGGCAGCTGCCTGTATCTCCGACACTCTGGGAATCTCCCTGTCAGGGCTCCTGGCCCTGCCTCTACACGACTTCCTTTGTCACCTGTCTTGA